In a single window of the Litorilituus sediminis genome:
- a CDS encoding ATP-binding cassette domain-containing protein, whose protein sequence is MTVLLDVQDISKCFRLKGLLFNQNTFEALAPISFSVEANKTLAIVGETGSGKSTLAKILVGAESPTSGKIYLNGQLLQSQKLKQRCQHIRMIFQDSGTTLNPSLTILQLLDEPLKLNTKLDEGQRRQLIRTTLQKVGLLGDHMNFYPHMFSGGQKQRISLARAIILQPQVIILDEALAALDPSLRSQMINLLLDLQQQMGLAYILISHNLGIVRHFSDTMMVMSHGKVVERGNTLEVMNKPQHQVTKKLMMSQNFQLKHHHC, encoded by the coding sequence ATGACAGTCCTCCTTGATGTCCAAGACATTAGTAAGTGTTTTCGCTTAAAAGGGCTTTTGTTTAATCAAAATACCTTTGAAGCGCTAGCGCCGATTTCATTTTCAGTTGAAGCCAACAAAACACTCGCCATTGTTGGGGAAACAGGCTCAGGAAAGTCAACACTTGCCAAAATCCTGGTTGGCGCTGAATCACCCACGAGCGGCAAAATTTACCTCAACGGACAGCTACTACAAAGCCAAAAATTAAAGCAACGCTGTCAACATATACGAATGATCTTTCAAGACTCAGGAACAACATTAAACCCGAGCCTAACCATATTACAGCTGCTTGATGAGCCACTAAAGCTCAACACTAAACTTGATGAAGGGCAAAGAAGGCAACTTATTCGAACGACATTGCAGAAAGTCGGCTTATTAGGCGATCATATGAATTTCTACCCTCATATGTTCTCTGGTGGTCAAAAACAGCGTATTTCGCTTGCTAGAGCGATTATATTGCAACCGCAAGTCATTATCTTAGATGAAGCATTAGCAGCGCTTGACCCTTCCCTGCGTTCGCAAATGATTAATTTACTATTAGATTTACAACAGCAGATGGGCTTGGCCTATATCCTGATTTCCCATAACCTGGGTATCGTAAGACACTTTAGTGACACCATGATGGTAATGTCACATGGTAAGGTTGTTGAGCGAGGTAACACACTCGAGGTAATGAACAAACCTCAACACCAAGTAA